In a genomic window of Stakelama saccharophila:
- a CDS encoding tyrosine-type recombinase/integrase: MMAAEAGASPNTISAYRSDLNLSATVLDGTLWQADAANLQALAEAWRDLSRATVARKSAALRRFFAFLVDEGLRDDDPGAALPRPGSARRLPRTLSTADVDRLFAGVATRLDRDPQDPRDYRLAALIELLYGSGLRATELVSLPRNAIAGDRPYCILRGKGGRERLVPISDKARAAVAAWTRHVPADQPWLFPSGRSHLSRIRLYQILKALAAEVGIPPDRVSPHVLRHAFATHLLEGGADLRALQAMLGHADIATTEIYTHVDSRRLIELVNQRHPLVDAGARRP; the protein is encoded by the coding sequence ATGATGGCGGCCGAGGCCGGGGCATCGCCCAATACGATCTCGGCCTATCGCAGCGACCTGAACCTTTCGGCGACCGTGCTCGATGGCACGCTGTGGCAGGCGGATGCTGCGAACCTGCAGGCGCTGGCGGAGGCATGGCGCGATCTCTCCCGCGCCACCGTCGCGCGCAAGTCGGCGGCGTTGCGGCGGTTTTTCGCCTTTCTGGTCGATGAGGGGCTTCGCGACGACGATCCCGGTGCGGCACTGCCCCGGCCCGGATCGGCACGCAGGCTGCCCCGAACGCTGTCGACGGCCGATGTCGACCGCCTGTTCGCCGGCGTGGCGACGCGCCTAGACCGCGATCCGCAGGACCCGCGCGATTATCGGCTCGCGGCCCTGATCGAGCTGCTTTACGGCTCCGGCCTGCGGGCGACGGAACTGGTGTCGCTGCCGAGGAACGCGATCGCGGGGGACCGGCCCTATTGCATCCTGCGCGGCAAGGGCGGGCGCGAACGGCTGGTGCCGATTTCCGACAAGGCGCGCGCGGCGGTGGCTGCCTGGACGAGGCACGTACCGGCGGATCAGCCCTGGCTGTTTCCGTCCGGCCGATCGCATCTGAGCCGAATCCGGCTGTATCAGATCCTCAAGGCATTGGCGGCGGAGGTCGGCATCCCCCCCGACCGGGTGAGCCCGCACGTGCTGCGCCATGCCTTTGCGACCCACCTGCTGGAAGGCGGCGCCGACCTGCGCGCGCTGCAGGCGATGCTGGGACATGCGGACATCGCGACCACCGAAATATATACGCATGTCGACAGCCGGCGGCTGATCGAACTGGTCAACCAACGTCACCCGCTCGTTGACGCGGGCGCGCGGCGGCCGTAA
- the grxC gene encoding glutaredoxin 3: MAKIEIYTKAFCPFCIRAKRLLDGKGADYAEYDITLGGRERDEMIQRAGGRSTVPQIFIDGRHIGGSDELAALDREGGLDPLLA; encoded by the coding sequence ATGGCGAAGATCGAAATCTACACCAAGGCCTTCTGTCCGTTCTGCATTCGCGCCAAGCGGCTGCTCGATGGCAAGGGCGCGGACTATGCGGAATATGACATCACCCTCGGCGGCAGGGAGCGCGACGAGATGATCCAGCGCGCCGGCGGCCGTTCGACGGTGCCGCAGATATTCATCGACGGCCGTCATATCGGCGGATCGGACGAGCTTGCCGCGCTGGACCGCGAAGGAGGGCTCGACCCGCTGCTCGCATGA
- a CDS encoding cation:proton antiporter, producing the protein MEAHEGMSLLREGVPLLGAALLFVLLFRRFGLGATLGYLVAGAVVGPQVLGIVGGAESKMGIAELGITLLLFLVGLELSPTRLWRMKHDIFGFGLLQVALCGAALVGVVYLPTGFSLAAAIALGLPLALSSTAQVLPMLQSAGRLRTPFGERAFSILLFQDLSIVPLITIVTALSRNPADAAGPPGWLLGLYTVLAIVGLTLAGRFLLRPLFRLIGVLGEREMFVFAGLFTVIASAGVMEALGLSTALGAFIAGTMLADSPYRHELEADVEPFRSILLGLFFLAVGMMLDLHAIADRPLFVLGLAVALIVTKASVITGLALAFRMRWRQALALGLLLSQGGEFGFVLFAEARDAFLIAPEAASIFGAVVTLSMATTPFLMMFTRRIRAEPKREVDDLEEPKEDGASAIVVGYGRFGQSVAQMLIANGISVGIVDTDPEMIETAGSFGMKVYYGDGTRMDVLRRAGAADAQLLLFCHDRDDLDAEKLDSIHNAWPEAAIFVRAYDRRSVIRIDGAPVAGVFREVRESAIAMARAALSNVGVDESELDDTESAFREHDRKRLRAQIDAGDLHAGSEEMFRHGNGENLREGCG; encoded by the coding sequence ATGGAGGCCCATGAGGGCATGTCGTTGCTGCGCGAGGGCGTGCCGCTGCTTGGGGCCGCGTTGCTGTTCGTCCTGCTGTTCCGCCGCTTCGGCCTGGGCGCCACATTGGGCTATCTGGTGGCGGGCGCCGTCGTCGGGCCGCAAGTGCTGGGCATCGTCGGCGGCGCCGAATCGAAAATGGGGATCGCCGAACTCGGCATCACCTTGCTGCTGTTCCTGGTCGGCCTGGAGCTGAGCCCGACCAGGCTGTGGCGAATGAAGCACGACATCTTCGGCTTCGGCCTGTTGCAGGTCGCCTTGTGCGGCGCGGCGTTGGTCGGTGTCGTCTATCTGCCAACCGGCTTTTCCCTGGCGGCGGCGATCGCGCTGGGGCTTCCGCTCGCGCTGTCGTCCACCGCGCAGGTGCTACCGATGCTGCAATCGGCGGGCAGGTTGCGCACGCCCTTCGGGGAGCGTGCTTTCTCGATCCTGCTGTTCCAGGATTTGTCGATCGTGCCGTTGATCACGATCGTCACGGCGCTGTCGCGCAACCCGGCGGACGCGGCGGGGCCGCCGGGCTGGCTGCTGGGCCTGTACACCGTGCTGGCGATCGTCGGTCTGACGCTGGCCGGGCGCTTCCTCCTGCGGCCGCTGTTTCGCCTTATCGGCGTATTGGGCGAGCGGGAAATGTTCGTGTTCGCCGGCCTGTTCACGGTAATTGCCAGTGCGGGCGTGATGGAGGCGCTGGGCCTGTCCACGGCGCTGGGCGCCTTCATCGCCGGCACCATGCTGGCCGACAGCCCCTACCGCCACGAGCTGGAGGCGGATGTCGAGCCGTTCCGCTCGATTCTGCTGGGCTTGTTCTTCCTCGCGGTCGGCATGATGCTGGATCTGCATGCCATCGCCGATCGGCCCTTGTTCGTGCTCGGCCTGGCAGTCGCGCTGATCGTTACCAAGGCGAGCGTGATCACCGGCCTGGCGCTGGCGTTCCGGATGCGCTGGCGGCAGGCGCTGGCGCTCGGCTTGCTGCTCAGTCAGGGCGGCGAGTTCGGGTTCGTGCTCTTCGCGGAAGCGCGCGACGCCTTTCTGATCGCACCCGAAGCGGCGAGCATCTTCGGCGCGGTCGTCACTCTGTCGATGGCGACGACTCCGTTTCTGATGATGTTCACCCGGCGTATCCGGGCTGAACCGAAACGGGAGGTGGACGATCTGGAGGAGCCGAAAGAGGATGGCGCCAGCGCGATCGTCGTCGGCTATGGCCGCTTCGGCCAGAGTGTGGCGCAGATGCTGATCGCCAACGGCATCAGCGTCGGCATCGTCGATACCGATCCGGAGATGATCGAGACAGCGGGCAGTTTCGGGATGAAGGTCTATTACGGCGACGGCACGCGCATGGACGTGCTGCGCCGTGCCGGCGCGGCGGATGCGCAGCTCCTGCTGTTCTGCCACGACCGCGACGATCTGGACGCGGAAAAGCTGGACAGCATACACAATGCCTGGCCGGAAGCGGCGATCTTCGTGCGGGCCTATGATCGCCGGTCGGTCATCCGCATCGACGGTGCTCCCGTCGCCGGCGTGTTTCGCGAGGTGCGCGAATCGGCGATCGCGATGGCCAGGGCGGCCTTGTCCAATGTTGGCGTCGACGAAAGCGAACTGGACGACACCGAAAGCGCGTTTCGCGAACATGACCGGAAGCGGCTGCGCGCGCAGATCGACGCCGGCGACCTGCACGCCGGCAGCGAAGAGATGTTCCGGCATGGCAATGGTGAGAATTTGCGGGAGGGATGCGGATGA
- a CDS encoding TonB-dependent receptor plug domain-containing protein yields MTFRTLALAAVSLASLAASAAHAQTAQADAEPADDATILVTAQLREQDPVDVLIALSVLDGHELDRFGIEEFDELSRFVPGFEVQNQSPNNPGFVMRGITSDSGAATTEPRVSVYQDGVSISKSRGSYVELFDVERIEVAKGPQTTLYGRGALIGAVNVIQNKARLGQREFDGKLSYGNYDARTFEGMVNEPIGDDVAVRVAGRIRQRDGYVENLLGDRTSIRRTPRPSAAPYAPRPVA; encoded by the coding sequence ATGACGTTCCGCACTCTCGCGCTGGCTGCGGTCAGCCTTGCCTCGCTTGCAGCATCGGCCGCCCATGCGCAAACCGCCCAGGCTGACGCCGAGCCGGCAGACGACGCGACGATCCTCGTCACCGCGCAATTGCGCGAACAGGATCCGGTGGACGTGCTGATCGCGCTGAGCGTTCTCGACGGGCATGAACTCGACCGTTTCGGCATCGAGGAATTCGACGAGCTTTCGCGTTTCGTGCCCGGTTTCGAAGTGCAGAACCAGTCGCCCAACAATCCCGGCTTCGTGATGCGCGGCATCACGTCCGACAGCGGGGCGGCGACCACCGAGCCGCGCGTTTCGGTCTATCAGGATGGCGTTTCCATCTCCAAGTCGCGCGGCTCCTATGTCGAGCTGTTCGATGTCGAGCGGATCGAAGTAGCCAAGGGGCCGCAGACCACGCTCTATGGGCGCGGTGCGCTGATCGGCGCCGTGAACGTCATCCAGAACAAGGCCCGTCTCGGACAGAGGGAGTTCGATGGCAAGCTCTCCTATGGCAATTACGATGCCCGCACGTTCGAAGGCATGGTCAATGAACCGATTGGCGACGATGTCGCCGTCCGCGTCGCCGGCCGTATTCGCCAACGCGACGGCTATGTCGAAAACCTGCTTGGCGACAGGACTTCGATTCGGCGGACACCAAGGCCGTCCGCGGCGCCTTACGCGCCGAGACCGGTGGCCTGA
- the aroB gene encoding 3-dehydroquinate synthase translates to MTTLSVALGARSYDVHIEAGLLHRAGTMLAPLATGRPMPIVTDSNLADHLASLRRSFDAAGIATDVLVLPPGEGSKSWATLERVTDWLLDRGVERGDHVVALGGGVIGDLVGFACAILKRGCRFVQIPTTLLAQVDSSVGGKTAINARAGKNLIGAFHQPSIVLIDPETLDTLPARQVRAGYAEVVKYGLIDDADFFTWCEGNGPALIDGDITARADAIARSVAAKARIVAQDEEERSGMRALLNLGHTFGHALEAEAGFSDRLLHGEGVAAGMALAFAYSAERGLCPPSDSARVAAHLRSVGLPDGLKAAGITATGDVLAGHMRHDKKMEGGTLPFLLARGIGRTYLDRRVDLADVAAFLDRQPR, encoded by the coding sequence GTGACCACCCTGTCCGTCGCGCTGGGCGCGCGAAGCTATGACGTCCATATCGAAGCGGGGCTGCTGCATCGCGCCGGCACTATGCTCGCGCCGCTGGCCACCGGCCGACCGATGCCGATCGTGACCGATAGCAATCTGGCGGATCATCTGGCATCGCTCCGCCGGTCCTTCGATGCCGCCGGGATCGCCACCGACGTGCTCGTCCTGCCGCCGGGCGAGGGTAGCAAGAGCTGGGCGACGCTGGAGCGGGTCACCGACTGGCTGCTCGACCGCGGCGTGGAACGCGGCGATCATGTCGTCGCCCTCGGCGGCGGTGTCATCGGCGACCTGGTCGGCTTTGCCTGCGCCATCCTGAAACGGGGCTGCCGATTCGTGCAGATACCGACCACGCTTCTCGCCCAGGTCGATTCCTCCGTCGGTGGAAAAACCGCGATCAATGCCCGTGCGGGCAAGAACCTGATCGGCGCCTTCCACCAGCCGTCGATCGTCCTCATCGATCCGGAAACGCTCGACACGCTGCCTGCACGACAGGTGCGGGCGGGATATGCCGAGGTGGTGAAATACGGCCTGATCGACGACGCCGATTTCTTCACCTGGTGCGAGGGCAACGGCCCCGCCCTCATCGACGGCGACATTACGGCGCGCGCCGACGCCATCGCCCGGTCGGTCGCCGCCAAGGCCCGCATCGTCGCACAGGACGAGGAGGAACGTTCCGGCATGCGGGCGCTGCTCAACCTCGGCCACACCTTTGGACATGCGTTGGAGGCGGAGGCCGGTTTTTCCGACCGCCTGCTGCACGGCGAAGGGGTCGCGGCAGGCATGGCCCTGGCCTTCGCCTATTCGGCCGAGCGGGGATTGTGTCCGCCCTCCGACAGTGCCCGCGTCGCTGCACATCTGCGAAGCGTCGGTCTGCCTGACGGGCTGAAGGCGGCCGGGATCACCGCCACCGGGGACGTGCTCGCCGGCCACATGCGCCATGACAAGAAGATGGAGGGCGGAACGCTGCCCTTCCTGCTGGCGCGCGGTATCGGCCGGACCTATCTCGATCGCCGCGTCGATCTGGCCGATGTCGCGGCGTTCCTCGATCGCCAGCCGCGCTGA
- a CDS encoding Flp family type IVb pilin, with the protein MFPTNRPSLGRILKDRRGATAIEYGLILALVVLAIMASVAGVADATIGMWDGVRGAVSRVMG; encoded by the coding sequence TTGTTCCCGACGAATAGACCAAGCCTTGGACGGATTCTCAAGGACCGGCGCGGCGCAACCGCGATCGAATACGGCCTGATCCTGGCTCTCGTGGTGCTCGCGATCATGGCCAGCGTGGCGGGTGTGGCAGACGCCACCATCGGCATGTGGGACGGCGTGCGCGGCGCGGTTTCCAGGGTCATGGGCTGA
- a CDS encoding shikimate kinase: protein MLQTPVEPSPWDGRPIALIGLMGVGKSTVGRRLAQRLRLPFTDADQEIEEAAGLSVAEIFERYGEDHFRDGERRVIARLVDGECKVIATGGGAFLNADTRALILERTLAIWLDAEPQVLAERVRRRDTRPLLRGKDPLAVLTELARVRNPLYALAPLRIVSHQAPHDATVNDIMKALGK, encoded by the coding sequence ATGTTACAAACCCCTGTTGAACCTTCGCCCTGGGATGGCCGGCCGATCGCGCTGATCGGATTGATGGGCGTGGGCAAATCGACCGTGGGCCGGCGCCTTGCGCAGCGGCTCCGCCTGCCCTTCACCGATGCCGACCAGGAGATCGAGGAAGCGGCGGGGCTGAGCGTCGCGGAGATTTTCGAACGCTATGGCGAAGATCATTTCCGCGATGGCGAGCGTCGGGTGATCGCGCGGCTGGTCGACGGCGAATGCAAGGTGATCGCCACCGGCGGCGGCGCTTTCCTCAACGCCGATACGCGCGCGCTCATCCTGGAAAGGACGCTGGCGATCTGGCTCGACGCCGAACCGCAGGTGCTGGCCGAACGCGTTCGGCGCCGCGACACCCGCCCCTTGCTGCGCGGCAAGGATCCGCTCGCGGTGTTGACCGAACTGGCCCGCGTCCGCAATCCGCTCTATGCGCTGGCGCCGCTCCGGATCGTCAGCCATCAGGCGCCGCACGACGCCACCGTCAACGATATCATGAAGGCCCTCGGCAAGTGA
- a CDS encoding ComF family protein, whose protein sequence is MRLAIPILRRVLDYALPPRCPACGTITEADHRFCAPCWARLEFVGPPWCASCQSPFAFDRGAEALCGPCLAAPPRHDGVRAAVAYGDIARDLALRLKYGGRTACAKTMARVMARTLDGDIDVFVPVPLHRWRIWRRGYNQAGLIADALSRQWAGSRRVDPLLRTRSTPALRGMGPDARRRTVRGAFALREGARRDVEDRNVVLVDDIYTSGATSDACVRLLKQAGARSVVVAVWARVLPGESD, encoded by the coding sequence ATGAGGCTGGCCATCCCGATCCTGCGGCGGGTGCTCGATTACGCGCTGCCGCCGCGCTGTCCGGCTTGCGGCACTATCACCGAGGCGGATCACCGCTTCTGCGCGCCTTGCTGGGCCCGGCTGGAGTTCGTGGGGCCGCCCTGGTGCGCCTCCTGCCAGTCGCCCTTCGCCTTCGATCGTGGCGCGGAGGCGCTGTGCGGGCCCTGTCTTGCCGCGCCGCCCCGCCATGACGGGGTCCGCGCCGCCGTCGCTTATGGCGACATCGCCCGCGACCTTGCGCTGCGGCTGAAATATGGCGGACGAACGGCCTGTGCGAAGACGATGGCGCGGGTCATGGCGCGCACGCTGGACGGCGATATCGACGTGTTCGTGCCGGTTCCCCTGCATCGTTGGCGCATCTGGCGGCGCGGCTACAACCAGGCCGGCCTTATTGCCGATGCGCTTTCGCGCCAGTGGGCGGGGTCGCGGCGCGTCGATCCGCTCCTCAGGACCCGATCGACACCGGCGCTGCGCGGGATGGGTCCCGATGCGCGGCGACGGACCGTCCGCGGCGCCTTCGCGTTGCGCGAGGGGGCGAGGCGCGACGTGGAGGACAGAAATGTCGTGCTGGTCGACGACATCTATACCAGCGGTGCGACCAGCGATGCCTGCGTGCGGCTGCTGAAGCAGGCGGGCGCCCGCAGCGTCGTCGTGGCCGTCTGGGCGCGGGTGCTGCCGGGCGAGAGCGATTGA
- a CDS encoding carbon-nitrogen hydrolase family protein has protein sequence MKIALLQMTSGIDPLANSRTIVNAVAKAAGEGAGMVFTPEMSGLLDRDRTRAEPHLHREDEDPVLSAVREAAALHGIWVALGSLAVRSAGDRLANRSFVIDDQGGIRARYDKLHLFDVDLPTGESWRESKVYAAGDTACVANVPAGALGLSVCYDLRFPDLYRALSDAGATLIAVPAAFTRPTGRAHWEPLLRARAIEAGAWVVAAAQTGEHADGRATWGHSMVVDPWGEIMLDMGIAPGLGFADIDPDRVRDVRARIPALRHRRQIPGVDRR, from the coding sequence ATGAAGATCGCGCTGCTTCAGATGACGAGCGGGATCGATCCGCTCGCCAATTCCCGGACGATCGTGAACGCCGTCGCCAAGGCGGCGGGCGAAGGGGCGGGCATGGTGTTCACGCCCGAAATGTCCGGCCTGCTGGATCGGGACCGCACACGCGCCGAACCCCATCTGCACCGGGAAGACGAAGATCCGGTGCTGAGTGCGGTCCGGGAAGCGGCCGCGCTGCACGGCATCTGGGTGGCGCTGGGCTCCCTGGCGGTGCGGAGCGCGGGGGATCGTCTGGCGAACCGTTCCTTCGTCATCGACGATCAGGGCGGCATCCGAGCCAGATACGACAAGCTGCACCTGTTCGATGTCGACTTGCCGACCGGCGAGAGCTGGCGCGAATCGAAGGTGTACGCCGCCGGCGATACCGCCTGTGTAGCGAATGTTCCGGCAGGCGCGTTGGGGCTGTCCGTTTGTTACGATCTGCGCTTTCCGGACCTGTACCGCGCGCTCAGCGACGCCGGGGCGACGTTGATCGCCGTTCCCGCCGCCTTCACCCGCCCGACCGGCCGCGCGCATTGGGAGCCGTTGTTGCGCGCGCGCGCGATCGAGGCGGGCGCATGGGTCGTGGCGGCGGCGCAGACCGGTGAGCATGCCGATGGCCGGGCGACCTGGGGGCATTCGATGGTGGTTGATCCCTGGGGCGAGATCATGCTCGACATGGGCATAGCACCGGGGCTTGGCTTTGCCGATATCGACCCGGATCGCGTCCGCGACGTTCGCGCGCGTATCCCCGCGCTCAGGCATCGCCGCCAGATTCCCGGCGTGGACCGAAGGTGA
- a CDS encoding acetyl-CoA carboxylase carboxyltransferase subunit alpha has protein sequence MPSFLDFEKPIAELQGRIDELRDTAADGAVDIDAEVARIQSKSDRMLKETYAKLTPWQKTQVARHPERPHFRHYVDGLIEDFMPLGGDRAFADDQAIIGGLGTFRGRRVMVIGHEKGDDTTSRIKHNFGMGKPEGYRKAIRLMQLADRFGLAVITLVDTSGAFPGVQAEERGQAEAIARATEQCLNLRVPLVCAILGEGGSGGAIALAAGNRVLMFEHAVYSVISPEGCASILWRTADKAGDAAEAMKVTAQDLKQLGVIDRIIDEPLGGAHRDHAKAIDLLGDALWRELGDLDTIDGDALRKARREKFLKMGRV, from the coding sequence ATGCCTAGTTTTCTCGACTTTGAAAAACCGATCGCCGAACTGCAGGGGCGAATCGACGAGCTTCGCGACACGGCCGCCGACGGCGCCGTCGATATCGACGCGGAGGTAGCGCGCATCCAGTCGAAATCCGACCGGATGCTGAAGGAAACCTATGCCAAGCTGACGCCGTGGCAGAAGACGCAGGTCGCGCGCCATCCCGAACGCCCGCATTTCAGGCATTATGTCGACGGCCTGATCGAGGATTTCATGCCCCTGGGCGGGGACCGTGCCTTTGCCGACGACCAGGCCATCATCGGCGGACTGGGTACGTTTCGCGGCCGGCGCGTGATGGTGATCGGCCATGAAAAGGGCGACGACACCACCAGCCGGATCAAGCACAATTTCGGCATGGGCAAGCCGGAAGGGTATCGCAAGGCGATCCGGCTGATGCAGCTTGCCGATCGGTTCGGCCTTGCCGTGATTACGCTGGTCGATACGTCCGGCGCCTTTCCCGGTGTCCAGGCGGAGGAGCGCGGCCAGGCGGAAGCGATCGCGCGCGCGACGGAGCAGTGTCTGAACCTTCGCGTGCCGTTGGTCTGCGCGATCCTCGGCGAAGGCGGTTCCGGTGGCGCCATCGCACTGGCGGCGGGCAATCGCGTGCTGATGTTCGAGCACGCCGTCTATTCGGTGATTTCGCCCGAGGGCTGCGCCTCGATCCTGTGGCGCACTGCCGACAAGGCGGGCGATGCGGCCGAAGCGATGAAGGTAACGGCGCAGGATCTAAAGCAACTGGGCGTCATCGACCGGATCATCGACGAACCGCTGGGTGGCGCGCACCGTGATCATGCAAAGGCGATCGACCTGCTGGGCGACGCGCTGTGGCGCGAACTGGGCGATCTGGATACGATCGACGGCGATGCACTGCGCAAGGCCCGGCGCGAGAAATTCCTGAAAATGGGGCGAGTCTGA
- a CDS encoding Flp family type IVb pilin, with protein sequence MQNFLKLIRDSKGATAIEYGLIAALIAVAAIAAMTSLGDSLGNTFNGVSTKLENNQVDN encoded by the coding sequence ATGCAGAATTTCCTTAAATTGATTCGCGATTCCAAGGGCGCCACAGCGATCGAATACGGCCTGATCGCCGCCCTGATCGCCGTCGCCGCGATCGCGGCGATGACGAGCCTTGGCGACAGCCTGGGCAACACCTTCAACGGCGTTTCGACCAAGCTGGAAAACAATCAGGTCGACAACTAA
- a CDS encoding (deoxy)nucleoside triphosphate pyrophosphohydrolase — translation MLHFVVAAALVDADGRVLVQQRPDHKPMPGLWEFPGGKVEPDELPEAALLRELHEELGIETDRACLAPASFASEPLGDRHLLLLLYVLRKWRGTPAALHATALRWARPPELFALDMPPADRPLIGLLDALI, via the coding sequence ATGCTGCATTTCGTCGTCGCGGCCGCCCTCGTCGATGCCGACGGCCGGGTGCTGGTCCAGCAACGCCCGGACCACAAGCCCATGCCGGGCTTATGGGAATTTCCCGGCGGCAAGGTGGAACCGGACGAATTGCCGGAGGCCGCGCTGCTGCGCGAGCTGCACGAGGAACTGGGGATCGAGACCGACCGGGCCTGCCTCGCCCCGGCATCCTTCGCCAGCGAACCGCTCGGCGATCGGCACCTGCTGCTCCTCCTCTATGTCCTGCGCAAATGGCGCGGGACGCCGGCGGCCCTGCACGCGACCGCGTTGCGATGGGCGCGGCCGCCCGAACTGTTCGCGCTCGACATGCCGCCGGCCGATCGGCCGCTCATCGGTCTGCTCGATGCGCTGATCTGA
- a CDS encoding class I SAM-dependent methyltransferase, with protein sequence MTAPEIFDRTARRLHRDRAAGQFASADFLHRFMMEGLTERLAGVKRTFRDMLDLGCWDAGFPPPSSATVVRADPGRSFAKVAGGVQCDEDRLPFADEAFDLVVSVGVLDQINDLPGALRLIRRVLRPDGLFLGAFLGAGTLPALRAALRAAQRDQPVARMHPQIDVRSAGDLLARAGFALPVADTESLSVRYGSLFDLLRDLRGMAATNSLRERHLLRRSELAAAAQAFAAQTDESGRTAERFEIVYCTGWAPDASQPQPARRGSATASLADALKPPSGESPG encoded by the coding sequence GTGACCGCACCGGAAATCTTCGACCGCACCGCCCGGCGCCTGCACCGGGACCGCGCGGCGGGCCAGTTCGCATCGGCGGACTTCCTGCACCGCTTCATGATGGAGGGGCTGACCGAACGCCTTGCCGGGGTGAAGCGGACGTTCCGCGACATGCTCGACCTCGGCTGCTGGGACGCGGGATTTCCGCCGCCGTCATCGGCAACGGTGGTCCGGGCCGATCCGGGCCGGTCCTTCGCAAAGGTCGCCGGCGGGGTTCAGTGCGACGAGGATCGGCTGCCCTTCGCCGATGAGGCTTTCGATCTGGTCGTTTCCGTCGGCGTGCTGGACCAGATCAACGACCTGCCGGGCGCGCTGCGCCTGATTCGGCGGGTTCTGCGGCCGGACGGCCTGTTCCTGGGCGCGTTTCTCGGTGCAGGTACGCTCCCCGCGCTCCGCGCCGCCCTGCGCGCGGCGCAGCGGGACCAGCCGGTGGCACGCATGCACCCGCAGATCGATGTTCGTTCCGCCGGCGATCTGCTGGCGCGAGCGGGCTTCGCCCTGCCTGTCGCCGATACGGAGAGCCTTTCGGTGCGCTACGGCTCGTTGTTCGACCTGCTGCGCGATCTGCGCGGCATGGCGGCGACCAACAGCTTGCGCGAACGTCATCTGCTCCGGCGATCCGAACTGGCGGCGGCGGCGCAGGCCTTCGCTGCGCAGACCGATGAGAGCGGGCGAACGGCGGAACGGTTCGAGATCGTCTATTGCACCGGCTGGGCGCCCGATGCCTCTCAGCCGCAACCGGCGCGGCGCGGCAGCGCCACCGCCTCGCTCGCCGACGCCCTGAAGCCGCCTTCGGGCGAATCGCCCGGCTGA
- a CDS encoding DUF1178 family protein, producing the protein MIVFDLRCDAGHVFESWFGSSAAYAEQRDGGLVVCPVCGTSKVEKAVMAPNIAAKGDRPVSDAKNGAPSDPASKAVLGELAQLQRKLLADSRWVGNAFATQARAMHDGEMEQAAIHGRASVQEARALIEDGVEVMPLPLPVIPPNARN; encoded by the coding sequence GTGATCGTCTTCGACCTTCGTTGCGACGCCGGGCACGTTTTCGAAAGCTGGTTCGGATCGAGCGCCGCTTACGCCGAGCAGCGGGACGGCGGCCTCGTCGTCTGTCCGGTCTGCGGGACGAGCAAGGTGGAAAAGGCCGTGATGGCGCCCAACATCGCCGCGAAGGGTGACAGGCCGGTGTCGGATGCGAAGAATGGAGCGCCCTCCGATCCTGCATCGAAGGCGGTGCTCGGGGAACTGGCGCAGCTCCAGCGCAAGCTGCTCGCCGATTCGCGGTGGGTCGGCAACGCGTTCGCCACGCAGGCCCGCGCCATGCACGACGGTGAAATGGAGCAGGCGGCGATCCATGGCCGGGCGAGCGTGCAAGAGGCCCGCGCGCTGATCGAGGACGGGGTCGAGGTGATGCCGCTGCCGCTCCCGGTCATCCCGCCGAACGCGCGCAATTGA
- a CDS encoding DUF423 domain-containing protein, with protein sequence MSIWLVLAALSGAMAVAAGAFGAHGASGDAAEWLKTGGQYQLIHAVAALVALRLEAKAPAILFLGGATLFAGTLYLMALGLPRWLGAITPIGGTALIVGWLWLAWIGLKG encoded by the coding sequence ATGAGTATCTGGCTGGTTCTGGCGGCGCTCTCCGGGGCCATGGCGGTCGCGGCCGGCGCCTTCGGCGCGCACGGGGCGAGCGGTGACGCGGCGGAATGGTTGAAGACCGGCGGCCAATATCAGTTGATCCACGCCGTCGCCGCCCTGGTTGCGCTTCGCCTGGAGGCGAAGGCCCCGGCGATCCTGTTCCTCGGCGGCGCCACGCTCTTCGCCGGGACGTTGTACCTGATGGCGTTGGGGCTGCCGCGTTGGCTTGGCGCAATCACCCCGATCGGCGGAACCGCGCTGATCGTCGGTTGGCTTTGGCTCGCCTGGATCGGCCTGAAGGGATAG